The following proteins come from a genomic window of Euleptes europaea isolate rEulEur1 unplaced genomic scaffold, rEulEur1.hap1 H_4, whole genome shotgun sequence:
- the LOC130492956 gene encoding olfactory receptor 6Y1-like — translation MDKRNETNVSYFILLGFHTSAELQVLLFVLFLLAYLLTLTENFIIILVIRLNSNLHKPMYFFLCNLSFLEIWYVTIITPKMLADFLSQDKHISFQGCLTQLYFFVTFVCSEYILLAVMAYDRYLAICNPLRYPAIMTSTFCAQLSAGCWTCGLITSAIKLSFIGQLKYCDTDKINHYFCDISPLLNVSCTDSSLAELVDFILALMVIMVPLWIVVMSYIYIISTVLKIPSAQSRKKAFSTCSSHLTVVVLFYSTTLFTYARPKAMYAYNSNKWVSVLYTVIVPLLNPLIYCLRNKEVKDALRKTLSA, via the coding sequence ATGGACAAAAGGAACGAGACCAATGTCAGCTATTTCATCCTTCTGGGATTCCATACCTCTGCTGAGCTTCAGGTGCTGCTGTTCGTCCTGTTCCTCTTGGCATATCTCCTGACCCTCACCGAAAATTTTATCATCATTTTAGTCATCCGGCTCAACAGTAACCTTCACAAGCCCATGTACTTTTTCTTGTGCAACCTCTCCTTCCTGGAAATCTGGTACGTCACCATCATAACCCCTAAAATGCTGGCCGATTTTCTCTCGCAAGATAAGCATATCTCGTTCCAGGGTTGCCTGACACAGTTGTATTTCTTTGTCACCTTTGTGTGCAGCGAGTACATCCTTCTGGCTGTCATGGCCTATGACCGCTATTTGGCCATATGTAACCCATTGCGTTACCCAGCTATCATGACCAGCACCTTCTGTGCCCAGCTGTCAGCAGGATGTTGGACGTGTGGCTTGATTACCTCCGCCATCAAGCTCAGCTTCATTGGCCAGCTGAAGTATTGTGATACCGACAAGATCAACCACTACTTCTGTGACATTTCACCCCTTTTGAATGTCTCCTGTACTGACTCTTCCCTGGCTGAGCTGGTGGATTTCATCTTGGCCCTTATGGTGATCATGGTCCCGCTCTGGATTGTGGTGATGTCCTACATCTACATTATTTCGACCGTACTGAAGATCCCTTCGGCACAGAGCAGAAAGAAAGCCTTCTCTACCTGCAGCTCTCATCTCACAGTGGTGGTGCTGTTCTACTCGACTACACTCTTCACCTATGCACGGCCCAAAGCCATGTACGCCTACAACTCCAATAAATGGGTGTCAGTGCTCTACACGGTTATAGTGCCCCTTCTGAACCCTCTCATATACTGCCTCAGAAACAAAGAAGTCAAAGATGCCTTGAGGAAGACATTGTCTGCTTAA
- the LOC130492974 gene encoding olfactory receptor 11A1-like, which translates to MGLQKDEVTKHLTGHVIIINPLNNQTVITEVILLGFGDHPKLQILFFLLFFVIYIITIMGNLLIVVLVVTDRHLHIPMYFFLGNLSCLEICYTSTILPRMLASFLTGNRAISLSGCFIQLYLFGFLVTAETCLLSVMSYDRYLAICKPFQYQFLMNNKVCISLAAGSWISGCFSVSVVVVWLSQLTYCGLNGIDHFYCDFVPLSKLACGDISLVMQVAFLLCSVFTFPPFLLTITSYICIISVILRIPSTTGRRKTFSTCSSHLLVVTIFYVTLMIVYLLPEGPSLKGSSKVFSFFYTVMTPMINPLIYSLRNKEVKEALRKWAQKFW; encoded by the exons ATGGGTCTGCAAAAAGATGAGGTTACCAAGCATCTGACAGGCCATGTCATAATT ataaacCCCTTGAACAACCAAACAGTCATCACAGAAGTAATCCTTCTGGGATTTGGGGATCATCCCAAACTGCAGATACTTTTCTTCCTGCTGTTTTTCGTCATCTACATCATCACCATAATGGGGAATCTTCTTATTGTTGTGCTAGTTGTGACTGACAGGCATCTTCACattcccatgtacttcttcctgggGAACTTGTCCTGTTTGGAGATTTGTTACACCTCAACCATCCTGCCCAGAATGCTCGCAAGTTTCCTAACAGGGAATAGAGCCATTTCCTTATCTGGATGCTTTATACAGTTATATTTGTTTGGCTTTCTGGTGACTGCAGAAACTTGTCTCCTCTCTGTAATGTCTTATGATCGGTATTTAGCTATTTGCAAACCATTCCAATATCAGTTCCTTATGAATAACAAGGTATGCATCTCTTTAGCAGCTGGTTCTTGGATAAGTGGTTGTTTTTCAGTCTCTGTAGTGGTTGTATGGCTGTCACAGTTAACGTACTGTGGCCTCAATGGAATTGACCATTTCTACTGTGATTTTGTACCACTGAGCAAGTTAGCCTGTGGTGACATATCCCTGGTTATGCAGGTAGCCTTTTTATTATGTTCTGTATTCACTTTTCCTCCATTTCTATTGACCATAACATCTTACATTTGTATCATATCAGTCATCCTGAGAATTCCCTCAACCACAGGGAGACGAAAGACCTTTTCTACCTGCTCCTCCCATCTTCTTGTAGTTACCATTTTCTATGTCACCTTAATGATTGTGTATCTCCTTCCAGAAGGCCCCTCCCTGAAAGGTTCCTCAAAAGTGTTTTCCTTTTTCTATACTGTCATGACGCCAATGATCAATCCCCTCATATACAGTTTGAGGAACAAGGAGGTGAAGGAAGCCCTACGAAAATGGGCTCAAAAATTCTGGTAA
- the LOC130492975 gene encoding olfactory receptor 13G1-like has protein sequence MKNQTVLTEFIFVGLTNSLGLQTLLFWVFIFIYVMALAGNFLLIFTIWRCRKLHTPMYFLLVNLSFVNVFSISITTPKLIQTLLAHQKTISFYGCITQVYLFIWALGTELLLLSFMAFDRYAAICHPLQYTIIMRKEVCIVMATGVWVAGMINSAVHAGLMLQLSFCGSNIINHFFCDVPPLLKLSCSDTSLNETMAFVADVIVGIGSCGLTLTSYWFILRAIFRIRSTEGKKKAFSTCSSHLIVVSFYFAAVIYTYIRPTSVYSLDNDKLVSLLYSVVTPVVNPIIYSLRNKEVKEALKTLTGRSRLLQRTED, from the coding sequence ATGAAGAACCAGACTGTCCTAACAGAGTTCATATTCGTTGGTCTAACGAATTCCCTTGGATTACAAACACTTCTCTTTTGGGTATTCATATTCATCTATGTTATGGCTCTAGCTGGCAATTTCCTCCTCATCTTTACCATATGGAGATGCAGGAAACTCCACACTCCCATGTACTTCCTGCTCGTCAATTTGTCGTTCGTGAATGTGTTTTCTATCTCCATTACAACTCCCAAACTCATCCAGACTCTTTTGGCCCATCAAAAGACTATCTCATTTTATGGCTGCATCACACAGGTGTATCTGTTCATCTGGGCTTTGGGAACTGAACTTCTACTTCTGTCGTTTATGGCATTTGACCGCTATGCTGCTATCTGCCACCCTTTGCAGTATACAATCATTATGAGGAAAGAAGTGTGCATTGTGATGGCAACCGGAGTTTGGGTTGCTGGGATGATCAATTCAGCAGTTCATGCTGGACTTATGTTACAGTTGTCGTTTTGCGGCTCCAACATCATCAACCACTTTTTCTGCGATGTACCACCACTTTTAAAGCTCTCTTGCTCAGACACTAGCCTTAATGAGACTATGGCATTTGTTGCAGATGTGATCGTTGGTATCGGTAGCTGTGGGTTGACCCTAACATCCTATTGGTTTATCTTGAGAGCTATCTTCCGAATCCGCTCCactgaaggaaagaagaaagcttTCTCGACGTGTTCTTCCCATCTCATTGTTGTCAGTTTTTACTTTGCAGCTGTCATCTACACGTATATCAGGCCTACCTCAGTATACTCTTTGGACAATGACAAGCTAGTTTCCCTGCTTTATTCGGTGGTAACCCCAGTCGTCAACCCCATCATATACTCCTTGAGAAACAAAGAGGTCAAGGAGGCACTCAAAACACTCACTGGAAGAAGTCGCCTGCTTCAGAGAACGGAAGACTGA